From a single Natronorubrum tibetense GA33 genomic region:
- a CDS encoding PadR family transcriptional regulator — MYDLTGFQRDLLYVIAGQDDPHGLAIKEELEDYYEKEIHHGRLYPNLDTLVDKGLVEKGTKDRRTNVYSVTRRGTRELEARRDWESQYVDLD; from the coding sequence ATGTACGATCTTACAGGGTTTCAGCGAGACCTGTTGTACGTCATTGCCGGACAGGATGATCCACACGGACTGGCGATCAAAGAAGAACTCGAGGATTACTACGAGAAAGAGATCCATCACGGCCGTCTCTACCCGAATCTAGATACGCTCGTCGACAAGGGTCTCGTCGAGAAGGGCACCAAGGACCGACGGACCAACGTCTACTCGGTTACCCGTCGCGGAACGCGAGAGCTCGAAGCCCGCCGAGATTGGGAGAGTCAGTACGTCGATCTCGACTAA
- a CDS encoding UvrD-helicase domain-containing protein, with protein MTSPNESQQELIDRTDGLCLVDAGAGTGKTFTVTRRYANIVAQDDVEPDDVLLITFTRNAATEMKDRIVANCDYDMRALHDAPIQTFHSLCNDILDQHGFHAPTYLGIDDSITGSTRVLENETIEREHFREFVDRFSDDHDEYANLLRCLSEPTELLDLVNTLASKGIFPTADGWYRDSKDDLEGDFDAFEAAFDELNQPRNDGSKQSKLRSSLGRYGSNKCYLPEAPDRNELRGEYGSKTVPEDVAERAFVEDRDHLIEFVHDVYFGYLEFALSRNYLNFSFLQLFAFVLCCEDGALRESLASEYVMIDEFQDSSEIQFKLALLLSGTGNLCVVGDWKQSIYSFQDAEIENITEFESRLERFAAELNDDAERVSFPLEPVTTIELERNYRSTQSILDFSEHALVAPGTSRESIDREAILERVVSLFSNTDRDHSRIEAFHHAEEHEAILTKIQDVVGNDEYAVEDEGELRTPTYDDIAVLTRTRDFGRELLATAEAYEFPIAYEGGIELFRTDQAKLLLAWLRILEDGSTAERGWAVVLERAGYTLDEIDHILEHEAYPEEMESFRSELSALETHTAVGRRVFDRYGYDGATADVVLTTIQSIHSTTTMTRGDLIRIVERGIENGYTQEVQAPAGIDAVTVQTIHSVKGLEHPIVILGNMNSGAFPPSGGRGGSITYSEITGIRQKKCYADAHGKPHVYDNWRTDVLRNCQPTEYDEERRLLYVAMTRAKDHLLFGAGTEPNSFLEALPVEIESLEPAVSTVDGVETSQTRLSVDIPQPDGPTGYSPHSLMDDSVYESGGGGGGRGMDFGSRVHEFAEDYVLGRNVTPDSDDERHVASFLDGLSGELTVEERAYLPLEVGGERVTLSGIVDLVHLTDETAEIIDFKTDRSRRAESEYRVQLSVYYHVLEEWFSNREVTISIFYTADDERVAIDPLSKAELRERVA; from the coding sequence ATGACATCGCCGAACGAGAGCCAACAAGAACTCATCGATCGGACGGACGGCCTCTGCCTCGTCGACGCCGGCGCCGGGACCGGGAAGACGTTCACGGTGACCCGACGGTACGCGAACATCGTCGCCCAGGACGACGTCGAACCCGACGACGTGTTGCTGATCACGTTCACGCGCAATGCGGCGACGGAGATGAAAGATCGCATCGTCGCCAACTGCGACTACGACATGCGGGCGCTACACGACGCTCCGATTCAAACGTTTCACAGCCTGTGTAACGACATTCTGGATCAGCACGGCTTCCACGCACCCACCTATCTCGGTATCGACGATTCGATCACCGGCTCAACGCGGGTCCTCGAGAACGAGACCATCGAACGAGAGCACTTCCGCGAGTTCGTCGATCGGTTCAGCGACGACCACGACGAGTACGCCAACCTGCTTCGCTGTCTTTCCGAGCCGACGGAGCTACTCGATCTCGTCAACACCCTCGCGTCGAAGGGGATCTTTCCGACGGCCGACGGGTGGTATCGCGACTCCAAAGATGACCTCGAGGGGGACTTCGACGCGTTCGAGGCGGCGTTCGACGAACTGAATCAGCCGCGAAACGACGGGTCGAAGCAGTCGAAACTCCGTTCGAGTCTCGGCCGATACGGATCGAACAAGTGCTATCTTCCGGAGGCACCCGACCGGAACGAACTGCGAGGCGAGTACGGCTCGAAGACCGTCCCCGAGGACGTCGCCGAACGGGCCTTCGTCGAGGACCGCGACCACCTCATCGAGTTCGTCCACGATGTCTACTTCGGCTACCTCGAGTTCGCACTCTCGCGAAACTATCTAAACTTCTCGTTCCTGCAGCTGTTTGCGTTCGTGCTGTGCTGTGAGGACGGCGCGCTCCGGGAGTCGCTGGCGTCCGAGTACGTGATGATCGACGAGTTCCAGGACTCGAGCGAGATCCAGTTCAAGCTCGCCCTGCTCCTCTCGGGGACGGGCAATCTCTGCGTCGTCGGCGACTGGAAACAGAGCATCTACTCGTTCCAGGACGCCGAGATCGAGAACATCACCGAGTTCGAGTCGCGGCTCGAACGTTTCGCCGCGGAACTGAACGACGACGCCGAGCGGGTGTCGTTCCCACTCGAACCCGTCACGACGATCGAACTCGAGCGGAACTATCGGTCGACGCAGTCGATTCTCGACTTCTCCGAGCACGCGCTCGTGGCACCCGGAACCAGTCGCGAGTCGATCGACCGAGAGGCGATTCTGGAGCGAGTCGTCTCACTGTTCTCGAACACCGACCGCGATCACTCGCGAATCGAGGCGTTTCACCATGCCGAGGAACACGAGGCGATCCTCACGAAGATACAGGACGTCGTCGGCAACGACGAGTACGCCGTCGAGGACGAGGGCGAACTTCGAACTCCCACGTACGACGACATCGCCGTGCTCACGCGAACCCGTGATTTCGGTCGCGAACTGTTGGCCACTGCGGAGGCGTACGAGTTCCCGATAGCCTACGAAGGGGGGATCGAACTCTTCCGAACCGACCAGGCGAAACTACTGCTGGCCTGGTTGCGAATTCTCGAGGACGGCTCGACGGCCGAGCGGGGGTGGGCGGTCGTGCTGGAGCGTGCTGGCTACACGCTCGACGAGATCGATCACATCCTCGAGCACGAGGCGTATCCCGAGGAGATGGAGTCGTTCCGATCCGAACTATCGGCACTCGAGACCCACACCGCAGTCGGTCGGCGCGTGTTTGACCGCTACGGCTACGATGGAGCGACGGCCGACGTGGTCCTCACGACGATCCAGTCGATCCACAGCACGACCACGATGACGCGGGGAGATCTGATCCGGATCGTCGAACGCGGAATCGAGAACGGCTACACCCAAGAGGTACAGGCCCCGGCTGGTATCGACGCGGTCACCGTCCAGACGATTCACTCCGTCAAGGGCCTCGAGCATCCCATCGTGATTCTCGGAAACATGAACAGCGGTGCGTTCCCGCCCTCCGGCGGCCGTGGCGGGTCGATCACCTACTCGGAGATCACCGGAATTCGTCAGAAGAAATGCTATGCCGACGCGCACGGTAAGCCACACGTCTACGACAACTGGCGCACCGACGTTCTGCGGAACTGCCAGCCGACGGAGTACGACGAGGAGCGCCGACTTCTCTACGTCGCGATGACTCGAGCGAAGGATCACCTCCTGTTCGGCGCGGGAACAGAACCGAACTCGTTCCTCGAGGCGTTACCGGTCGAGATCGAATCGCTCGAACCGGCCGTCTCGACGGTGGACGGAGTCGAGACGAGCCAAACGCGACTCAGCGTCGATATCCCACAGCCCGACGGACCAACGGGGTATTCGCCGCACTCGCTCATGGACGACAGCGTCTACGAATCGGGTGGCGGTGGAGGGGGGAGAGGGATGGACTTCGGTTCCCGAGTTCACGAGTTTGCCGAGGACTACGTCCTCGGGAGGAACGTGACACCCGACAGTGACGACGAGAGACACGTCGCATCGTTTCTCGATGGGCTGTCGGGAGAGCTTACGGTCGAAGAACGAGCGTATCTGCCGCTCGAGGTCGGCGGCGAACGAGTCACGCTGTCGGGGATCGTCGATCTGGTGCATCTGACCGACGAGACGGCCGAGATCATCGACTTCAAAACGGATCGTAGCCGTCGCGCCGAATCGGAGTATCGCGTCCAGCTCAGCGTCTACTACCACGTTCTCGAGGAGTGGTTCAGCAATCGAGAGGTAACGATCTCGATCTTCTACACTGCGGATGACGAGCGCGTAGCGATCGATCCGCTCTCGAAGGCGGAACTACGTGAGCGGGTGGCGTGA
- a CDS encoding PD-(D/E)XK nuclease family protein has translation MTVTQSKSIDRLYREVAAYDLVVVPDSPLADALNRRLERPHFGPFAITPRRLATRRRETAEDRTAFLEVIDETDLRWKETSYTVGNVLQCWEYRGSADAILEYETFETPATRAVVEIVDSLQTSSRLLTEYRIDDRTAESVAVVGERQLTNLERSILPDEYDSIDRFTGDAFEISPFRIFESSAAIVDAVLDTVTHDNAEEIGIVLDGSSEYSPLVESALEAADIPYYGGPGFTDDRDHRAFVQLLRCTTAGSDTRVRSVKPLLSCLGATVPVEHDEKRLAEIDDPETDWLREFIARADSLTFADALCAYEDRTGRTLEAFRDELQALGLLEEPITAAATDRLAFYLETYEVPIDRENEGVLLADAKSASFVDRPVVFYLGLDESWTHDSPKRPWVDRDEEYDRNIDGFQSLLQSGVEQYYLVQDTAGGSPVTPCLYFEALLEDEFERFSDLESIRHTRARRTTGDGFGTEPLSDAVEPEHVGTISQSSLNAYANSPRDYFFGRLVETADRDYFAEGNLFHDFAEFVVNHPEFVDDERISEVVDVMIEETRAFHRRVDLPTRRTRYRIGLETIREYLEENPPSEPTFLTPSSGRGTNFFAEYFDRAVDSPVTERWFEDEEIRLKGKIDMIQSPTTLVDFKSGNKNSASRVTKHASIDEPSDKPNFQALCYLAYWRRQRPDERLEFTFFHFLETIDDVVAGDASLEDCLTTVTYNPVAFDEFVQSRAVFDELREDAANDCNKTFSKSSYEAYLTAFDAHDVPRTRDADEMADSPFGEALVERMVDDVGDYKYVKNGCLQAFRHLCGYRTEGYFVADLDEFERFVDDQLAALNRYRRGESRFPIDGRAGEPNYRYVDNRDLLLTEPRSARDRSREDSPPVVTEEALETEDPERTEPSEGNEGAEVSR, from the coding sequence ATGACAGTCACACAGTCGAAATCTATCGATCGACTGTATCGCGAGGTCGCCGCATACGACCTCGTGGTCGTCCCCGATTCGCCGCTCGCGGACGCGCTCAATCGTCGTCTCGAGCGACCACACTTCGGCCCGTTTGCGATCACGCCGCGACGACTCGCGACACGACGGCGGGAGACCGCAGAGGACCGGACCGCATTTCTCGAGGTGATCGACGAAACAGATCTGCGCTGGAAGGAAACCTCCTATACGGTCGGGAACGTGCTTCAGTGCTGGGAGTATCGGGGAAGCGCCGACGCGATCCTCGAGTACGAGACGTTCGAGACGCCGGCGACCAGAGCCGTCGTCGAAATCGTCGACTCGCTGCAAACGTCCTCGCGTCTCCTGACGGAGTACCGGATCGACGACCGGACAGCCGAGTCGGTCGCGGTCGTCGGCGAACGCCAACTGACGAACCTCGAGCGATCGATTCTCCCCGACGAGTACGACTCGATCGACCGGTTCACCGGGGACGCCTTCGAGATATCGCCGTTTCGAATCTTCGAGTCGTCCGCGGCGATCGTCGACGCCGTTCTCGACACCGTTACGCACGACAACGCCGAGGAGATCGGGATCGTTCTCGACGGGAGCAGCGAGTACTCGCCGCTCGTCGAATCAGCCCTCGAAGCTGCCGATATTCCGTACTACGGCGGTCCGGGCTTCACGGACGACCGGGATCATCGGGCGTTCGTGCAACTGCTTCGCTGTACGACCGCCGGCTCCGACACTCGTGTTCGGTCCGTGAAACCGTTACTGTCGTGTCTCGGGGCGACGGTACCCGTCGAACACGACGAGAAGCGTCTCGCCGAGATCGACGATCCCGAAACCGACTGGCTCCGCGAGTTTATCGCTCGAGCGGACTCGCTCACGTTCGCGGACGCGCTGTGCGCGTACGAAGACCGGACGGGACGGACGCTCGAGGCGTTCCGCGATGAACTCCAGGCGTTGGGTCTCCTCGAGGAGCCGATCACTGCAGCGGCGACCGATCGGCTCGCCTTCTATCTCGAGACCTACGAGGTGCCGATCGACCGGGAGAACGAGGGCGTCCTGCTGGCCGACGCGAAATCGGCCTCGTTCGTCGACCGACCGGTCGTCTTCTATCTGGGGCTCGACGAAAGCTGGACGCACGACTCGCCGAAGCGGCCGTGGGTCGACCGCGACGAGGAGTACGACCGAAACATCGACGGTTTTCAGTCGCTCCTGCAGAGCGGCGTCGAGCAGTATTATCTCGTGCAGGATACCGCCGGTGGCTCGCCTGTCACGCCGTGTCTGTACTTCGAAGCGCTGCTCGAGGACGAGTTCGAGCGATTCAGCGATCTCGAGTCGATCCGCCATACGCGGGCGAGGCGGACGACCGGTGACGGGTTCGGGACGGAGCCGCTGAGCGATGCGGTCGAACCCGAACATGTCGGGACGATCAGCCAGTCCAGTCTTAACGCGTACGCAAACTCCCCGCGAGACTACTTCTTCGGGCGACTCGTCGAGACTGCGGACAGGGACTACTTCGCCGAAGGGAATCTCTTCCACGACTTCGCCGAGTTCGTCGTCAACCATCCGGAATTCGTCGACGACGAGCGCATTTCGGAGGTCGTCGACGTCATGATCGAGGAAACCCGCGCGTTCCACCGGCGCGTCGACCTCCCAACGCGGCGAACGCGATACCGAATCGGTCTCGAGACGATTCGCGAGTATCTCGAGGAAAACCCCCCGTCGGAGCCGACGTTCCTGACTCCCTCGAGCGGCCGGGGAACGAACTTCTTCGCCGAGTACTTCGATCGAGCGGTTGACTCGCCGGTGACCGAACGCTGGTTCGAGGACGAGGAGATCCGACTCAAGGGGAAGATCGACATGATCCAGTCGCCGACGACACTGGTCGATTTCAAGAGCGGGAACAAGAACTCCGCCTCGCGGGTGACGAAACACGCCTCGATCGACGAGCCGAGCGACAAGCCGAATTTTCAGGCGCTGTGTTATCTCGCCTACTGGCGACGCCAGCGGCCCGACGAGCGCCTCGAGTTCACGTTCTTTCACTTCCTCGAGACGATCGACGACGTCGTCGCCGGAGACGCCTCCCTCGAGGACTGCCTGACGACGGTGACGTACAACCCCGTCGCGTTCGACGAGTTCGTGCAATCCCGCGCCGTCTTCGACGAACTCCGAGAAGACGCCGCAAACGACTGCAACAAGACGTTCTCGAAGAGCAGCTACGAAGCGTATCTGACGGCGTTCGACGCCCACGACGTTCCCCGAACACGGGATGCAGACGAGATGGCAGATTCACCGTTCGGCGAGGCGCTCGTTGAACGGATGGTCGACGACGTCGGCGACTACAAATACGTCAAAAACGGGTGTCTGCAGGCATTCAGACACCTGTGTGGCTACCGAACGGAGGGCTACTTCGTGGCAGACCTCGACGAGTTCGAACGCTTCGTCGACGACCAACTCGCGGCGTTGAACCGCTATCGACGCGGCGAGAGCCGATTCCCGATCGACGGCCGTGCGGGCGAGCCGAACTACCGCTACGTGGACAACCGCGATCTGCTGTTGACCGAGCCGCGGTCGGCTCGAGACCGCTCGAGAGAGGATTCGCCGCCGGTAGTCACCGAAGAGGCTCTTGAAACCGAAGATCCCGAACGAACCGAACCGTCTGAAGGAAACGAGGGTGCGGAGGTGAGTCGATGA
- a CDS encoding 3-hydroxyacyl-CoA dehydrogenase family protein, translating to MEPPKTVTIIGAGSMGTGFVVQFLRSGHHVTLVDHRDSNLERAQDRAQSAAAFLAERDLAEIDPAAVETDVTYTTDRAAAVEDVDIVLETISEDLEAKQELFGALADEADSNAVLASNTSGLPITKIAAGAPEAADRIIGCHWWYPPYLLRPVEVIAGAETSDRTVDRLRAFLETVDRDPVTVDRDVPGFVWNRVQHAVIRECLHIVEEGIASAEDVNRAIRDGYATRTAAIGPLETVDIAGLELFQTSANDIYPDLTDRDEANPLYDRRIDEGRTGIEAGAGFFEYDHDPDEITGRRDERVAAIRQALRPLEDDETTGGE from the coding sequence ATGGAACCCCCCAAAACGGTCACGATCATCGGTGCCGGTTCGATGGGAACCGGCTTCGTCGTCCAGTTTCTCCGATCCGGGCACCACGTCACCCTCGTCGACCACCGCGACTCGAATCTCGAGCGAGCACAAGACCGAGCCCAGTCCGCCGCAGCCTTCCTCGCCGAACGAGATCTCGCGGAGATCGATCCGGCGGCGGTCGAGACGGACGTGACCTATACGACCGACCGTGCGGCCGCAGTCGAAGACGTCGATATCGTTCTCGAGACGATTTCGGAGGATCTGGAGGCCAAACAGGAGCTATTCGGGGCGCTCGCTGATGAGGCCGATTCGAACGCAGTGCTGGCCTCGAACACGTCCGGATTGCCGATCACGAAAATCGCCGCCGGGGCCCCGGAGGCAGCGGACCGCATCATCGGCTGTCACTGGTGGTATCCGCCGTATCTCCTTCGTCCGGTCGAGGTCATCGCCGGCGCAGAGACGAGCGATCGAACGGTCGACCGGCTCCGAGCGTTTCTCGAAACCGTCGACCGCGATCCAGTCACCGTCGACCGCGACGTTCCGGGATTCGTCTGGAACCGAGTCCAACACGCCGTCATCCGAGAGTGTCTCCACATCGTCGAAGAGGGCATCGCGTCCGCCGAGGACGTCAACCGCGCGATTCGTGATGGATACGCGACCCGGACCGCCGCAATCGGACCGCTCGAGACCGTCGACATTGCCGGATTAGAGCTGTTTCAGACGAGTGCGAACGACATCTATCCGGACCTCACGGATCGGGACGAGGCGAATCCGCTGTACGATCGGCGGATCGACGAGGGGCGGACGGGGATCGAAGCCGGTGCCGGGTTCTTCGAGTACGATCACGATCCAGACGAGATCACGGGACGGCGAGACGAGCGGGTTGCTGCGATCCGCCAGGCGCTGCGACCGCTCGAGGACGACGAAACCACCGGAGGCGAGTAA
- a CDS encoding MFS transporter, with protein MSTEQSTGLNDNDKSITGFVMISHAVVHTYELSIPILMVIWLADFGLSTAILGTAVAVGYGLYGIGALPAGVLVDKFGSRELVLVCLAGMGGSFLLLSAAQGIVTITIAICVWGIAASVYHPAGLSLISTGVEQRGTGFAYHGMAGNFGIAFGPLLTAVLLLFFDWRYVTALLVVPAVIAILYAMSASFDETAAVQTKTDGGEPTDDESMSLSKFVTDSRALFTLGFSIAIVVVMMNGLFYRGTLTFLPDVLSDFVPNVADQLQLFDPDSPMAEEFNPASYLYAGLLMIGMGGQYVGGKLTDRIRTETGLAVIFGSLAVVAVLFVPAAQAGVVPLLIISALLGFLLFSLQPMYQATIAEYSPPGDRGLSYGYTYLGVFGVGATGAAIAGYLLSVVTVGMTFVALAVFPATGAVLAILLSRTGDRRA; from the coding sequence ATGAGTACGGAGCAGTCAACTGGACTGAACGACAACGACAAATCTATCACGGGGTTCGTGATGATCTCGCACGCTGTCGTCCACACGTACGAGCTCTCGATTCCGATCTTGATGGTCATTTGGCTCGCTGATTTCGGTCTGAGTACGGCGATTCTCGGGACGGCCGTCGCGGTCGGGTACGGGTTGTACGGTATCGGTGCCCTCCCGGCCGGGGTGCTCGTCGACAAGTTCGGGTCTCGAGAACTGGTCTTGGTCTGTCTCGCTGGTATGGGCGGCTCGTTCCTCCTCTTGAGCGCGGCTCAGGGAATCGTCACGATCACGATTGCTATCTGCGTCTGGGGAATCGCAGCGAGCGTCTACCATCCGGCGGGACTGTCCCTGATCTCGACGGGCGTCGAACAGCGCGGCACCGGCTTCGCCTATCACGGGATGGCTGGGAACTTCGGCATCGCGTTCGGTCCGCTGCTAACCGCAGTGCTACTGTTGTTCTTCGACTGGCGTTACGTCACCGCCCTCCTAGTCGTTCCGGCCGTCATCGCTATCCTCTACGCGATGTCTGCTAGCTTCGACGAAACGGCCGCCGTACAGACGAAAACTGACGGCGGCGAGCCGACGGACGACGAGTCGATGTCGTTGTCGAAGTTCGTCACGGACAGTCGAGCGCTGTTTACGCTCGGGTTCAGTATCGCAATCGTCGTCGTCATGATGAACGGGCTCTTCTATCGAGGGACGCTGACGTTCCTTCCGGACGTCCTGAGCGACTTCGTTCCGAACGTCGCCGACCAACTCCAACTGTTCGATCCGGACAGTCCGATGGCCGAAGAGTTCAATCCGGCGTCCTACCTCTACGCCGGATTGCTGATGATCGGGATGGGCGGCCAGTACGTCGGCGGCAAGCTGACCGACCGAATCCGCACCGAAACCGGTCTCGCGGTCATCTTCGGCTCACTGGCCGTCGTCGCAGTCCTGTTCGTTCCGGCGGCCCAGGCCGGCGTCGTGCCGCTGCTCATCATCAGCGCACTGCTCGGATTTCTCCTGTTCTCGCTACAGCCGATGTATCAGGCGACGATCGCCGAGTACAGTCCTCCTGGCGATCGCGGGCTCTCGTACGGCTACACCTACCTCGGCGTCTTCGGCGTCGGTGCCACCGGTGCGGCCATCGCCGGCTACCTCCTCTCGGTCGTTACCGTCGGAATGACGTTCGTCGCGCTCGCAGTGTTCCCCGCGACGGGTGCCGTGCTGGCGATTCTGCTCTCGCGAACCGGCGATCGACGAGCGTAA
- a CDS encoding NAD(P)/FAD-dependent oxidoreductase, with protein MSTTDGELEHVVIVGAGIAGCHTARNLAADHEVTVIDRTGVAAEATGLSAGIVAPTLFYSDVPDIARHANAFFREFDGTHGFEFTRRDRIDVMTDDEVADARALAQRLADEGFPVSFLGTEEVTERYSEFDFDEFAGAVLYEDTGWVDPYTYATALQSAAEDRGAEFRLDSEVTDIDVENGTVVSVETDMGRVDADAVVIAAGWRTRDLLPDGVDVPIRPYRTQVIVLEPDEPLTEQFPLGRIKSEHLYFRPEHNGDLLVGGGHHPLETPASASKDADESFRLEIADSVPEFIDGFGDAGFVNGWAGIDAASPDTRPIVDAPENAPTGVLVATGFNGLGIMTSPVVGPTVRQRLTGTDAGFPIEPFAADRFERIDTSFEYVSTSEI; from the coding sequence ATGAGCACGACTGACGGGGAACTCGAGCACGTCGTAATCGTCGGCGCTGGCATCGCTGGCTGCCACACTGCCAGAAATCTCGCCGCAGACCACGAGGTGACAGTTATCGACCGGACCGGGGTGGCTGCTGAGGCGACCGGCCTTTCCGCTGGGATCGTCGCGCCAACACTGTTCTACAGCGACGTTCCGGACATCGCACGCCACGCGAACGCGTTTTTTCGGGAGTTCGACGGCACCCACGGATTCGAATTTACGAGGCGTGATCGGATCGACGTTATGACGGACGACGAAGTCGCGGACGCTCGAGCCCTCGCCCAACGGCTCGCCGACGAAGGGTTCCCGGTCAGCTTCCTCGGGACTGAGGAGGTGACCGAGCGATATTCCGAGTTCGACTTCGACGAGTTCGCTGGTGCGGTTCTGTACGAGGACACCGGATGGGTCGATCCGTACACCTATGCAACTGCTCTGCAGTCGGCAGCGGAGGATCGCGGCGCCGAGTTCCGACTCGATAGCGAGGTGACGGATATCGACGTCGAGAACGGAACGGTCGTCAGTGTCGAAACAGATATGGGTCGCGTCGACGCGGACGCCGTCGTGATCGCCGCCGGCTGGCGTACCCGGGACCTGTTGCCGGACGGCGTCGACGTTCCGATTCGGCCGTATCGGACGCAGGTCATCGTCCTCGAACCCGACGAACCGCTCACAGAGCAGTTCCCACTCGGCCGTATCAAGAGCGAACATCTCTACTTCCGCCCGGAACACAACGGTGATTTGTTGGTCGGCGGCGGGCATCACCCGCTCGAGACTCCGGCTTCGGCCTCGAAAGACGCGGACGAGTCGTTTCGGCTCGAGATCGCGGATTCCGTCCCCGAATTCATCGACGGCTTCGGCGATGCCGGGTTCGTCAACGGCTGGGCGGGGATCGACGCCGCGTCACCGGACACGCGCCCGATCGTCGATGCACCCGAGAACGCGCCGACGGGGGTACTCGTGGCGACCGGATTCAACGGGCTGGGGATCATGACATCGCCCGTAGTGGGGCCAACGGTGCGCCAGCGACTGACCGGTACAGACGCAGGATTTCCGATCGAGCCGTTCGCCGCGGACCGGTTTGAGCGCATCGACACGTCCTTCGAGTACGTTTCGACCTCGGAGATCTGA
- a CDS encoding NAD(P)/FAD-dependent oxidoreductase, giving the protein MAKRVGIVGGGVYGLSIAYYLSEFGDDDLEITAFERGALASETTGYSAGIVRHHYTNRVQIETAIRGRELLEGFESVAGGDGGFRQNGYLVLTDADGVDEFRALVDRQRRAGLEVDLVEATDLESFLPGIDPAGVALGAYEPQAGFADPYLVATDYATGARENGVEIRTATPVTDLVTDGTAVTAVETSEGREPVDIVVNAAGPWGREIASMAGVDVPLEWYESKVAVLRGDEPYGVETPTLSDHSESPDMYLKPEPGGDVLVGGIDRPPVDRAAGLQGVDESFLRAVGDRLDSRLPTFADAAVVDSWSGVISVTPDSHQIVGVPTGVDNLYNALGGSGHGFKEAPAFGESIALSILGEDPRIDLEAYRLERFADGDALSGVSEKSYGGDE; this is encoded by the coding sequence ATGGCGAAACGAGTCGGCATCGTCGGCGGCGGTGTGTACGGACTCTCGATCGCGTACTACTTGAGCGAGTTCGGCGACGACGATCTCGAGATCACGGCCTTCGAACGCGGTGCCCTCGCGAGCGAGACGACCGGCTACTCGGCCGGGATCGTTCGTCACCACTATACGAATCGGGTGCAGATCGAGACGGCGATTCGCGGCCGGGAACTGCTCGAGGGGTTCGAATCGGTCGCCGGCGGCGACGGCGGCTTCCGACAGAATGGCTATCTCGTCCTTACCGACGCCGATGGCGTAGACGAGTTCCGAGCGCTGGTCGACCGACAGCGACGCGCCGGCCTCGAGGTCGACCTCGTGGAGGCGACCGACCTCGAGTCGTTTCTCCCCGGAATCGATCCGGCGGGTGTCGCACTCGGCGCGTACGAGCCCCAGGCAGGCTTCGCCGACCCATATCTCGTCGCAACCGACTACGCGACTGGCGCTCGCGAGAACGGGGTCGAAATCCGCACCGCGACTCCGGTTACGGATCTTGTTACGGATGGAACGGCGGTAACAGCGGTCGAGACGTCCGAGGGGCGTGAGCCCGTCGACATCGTGGTCAACGCCGCGGGACCGTGGGGCCGGGAGATCGCGTCGATGGCCGGCGTCGACGTGCCGCTCGAGTGGTACGAGTCGAAAGTCGCCGTCCTGCGCGGCGACGAACCGTACGGCGTCGAAACCCCGACGCTCTCCGATCACTCGGAGTCGCCGGATATGTATCTCAAGCCCGAACCCGGCGGCGACGTCCTCGTCGGGGGGATCGATCGCCCGCCCGTCGATCGAGCGGCGGGTCTCCAGGGCGTCGACGAGTCGTTCCTCCGGGCGGTCGGCGACCGACTCGACTCTCGCCTTCCGACGTTCGCCGACGCGGCGGTCGTCGACTCCTGGTCAGGCGTGATCTCAGTGACGCCGGACTCTCACCAGATCGTCGGCGTTCCAACCGGCGTCGACAACCTCTACAACGCGCTCGGCGGCAGCGGCCACGGGTTCAAGGAGGCGCCGGCGTTCGGCGAGTCGATCGCGCTGTCAATTCTGGGTGAGGACCCGCGAATCGACCTCGAGGCGTACCGTCTCGAGCGCTTCGCGGACGGGGACGCGCTCTCGGGTGTGAGCGAGAAGTCCTATGGGGGCGACGAGTAG